The following are from one region of the Pectobacterium atrosepticum genome:
- a CDS encoding pili assembly chaperone, which produces MKKRAIPILLSPFLSGCVSLINSPPQPDTPALVFVDGQISESTGIIAQTQRRLAPPRSTQIPVNKTLPASVPTRTAPLPIPTLQSATTSSSKAASTTSGTSPLVGSGARTNQVQKPKGDMLHGLPGLAFTGTPIPVAVLSLTPIRNLTLEQWIRRIIPHEWQLEYENALRPKLNTRIVSVYTNDQWTRVLSKLLTEQSIAGQVDWDRQMVTLRRPSEMTSTHVPSQAIPAVPVTTSATTSLTKNPFSSGASVPAPVTTQDKKAVSTAVSVPSVPVVPNKALISTGQPVTTTPIGKTWQAPSGATLREVMMNWAGETRCESGASPTWTVIWPTSVTDYRLDAPLTFQGAYESMLGQVFELYRTAKTPLYGQASRLQCVVSVSDTPPVSQ; this is translated from the coding sequence ATGAAAAAACGTGCTATTCCGATTTTACTGTCTCCGTTCCTGTCAGGGTGTGTAAGCTTAATAAATAGCCCTCCGCAACCTGACACGCCAGCTCTGGTCTTTGTAGACGGACAGATCAGTGAGAGCACAGGTATCATTGCTCAAACGCAACGTCGCCTTGCTCCGCCACGGTCAACACAGATTCCAGTAAACAAGACACTACCAGCAAGCGTACCAACCCGAACTGCGCCTCTGCCAATACCCACGTTACAATCAGCAACGACGTCATCATCAAAAGCGGCATCCACAACCAGTGGCACTTCACCGCTTGTGGGCTCTGGAGCCAGAACCAACCAAGTCCAGAAACCGAAGGGAGACATGCTTCACGGCTTGCCAGGGCTGGCCTTTACAGGGACACCCATCCCGGTTGCCGTCCTGTCACTTACACCGATACGTAATCTGACATTGGAACAATGGATACGACGCATCATCCCCCATGAATGGCAACTCGAATATGAGAATGCGCTACGTCCGAAGTTGAATACCCGTATTGTGTCAGTCTATACCAACGATCAATGGACCAGAGTGTTGAGCAAATTGCTGACCGAACAGTCCATTGCGGGTCAAGTAGATTGGGATCGACAAATGGTGACTCTGCGCCGTCCTAGTGAAATGACTTCTACCCACGTGCCCTCACAAGCCATACCTGCTGTTCCAGTCACAACATCAGCAACCACTTCACTTACGAAAAATCCATTTAGTAGCGGGGCATCAGTACCGGCGCCGGTTACCACTCAGGATAAAAAAGCAGTTTCAACTGCCGTATCTGTACCGTCAGTCCCTGTAGTGCCAAACAAAGCGCTGATTTCTACTGGACAGCCAGTAACGACAACGCCTATCGGAAAAACCTGGCAAGCTCCTTCCGGAGCTACATTGCGCGAAGTGATGATGAACTGGGCAGGGGAAACTCGCTGTGAATCGGGGGCATCCCCCACGTGGACAGTTATCTGGCCCACGTCGGTAACAGACTATCGCCTTGATGCACCACTGACCTTCCAGGGGGCCTATGAATCTATGCTGGGACAAGTATTTGAGCTTTATCGAACGGCAAAGACACCGCTGTATGGACAGGCATCACGCCTTCAGTGTGTCGTCTCAGTTTCTGATACCCCTCCGGTAAGTCAATAA
- a CDS encoding conjugal transfer protein TraA, with the protein MIQPNITDTLLRVFPELTKKQLEVATLYAHGASYESIADICHISIETVRSHLKRCTKSMKLEGNEALRSVVLTRSYHLLISILIEQNATNKCTL; encoded by the coding sequence ATGATACAACCCAATATTACAGACACCCTGCTGAGGGTATTTCCAGAACTGACTAAAAAACAGCTAGAAGTGGCAACGCTGTATGCGCATGGTGCATCATACGAATCGATTGCAGATATCTGTCATATATCAATTGAAACTGTACGCTCCCATTTAAAACGTTGCACAAAGTCAATGAAGTTAGAGGGAAATGAAGCCTTGCGCTCCGTAGTTCTAACACGTTCATATCATCTTTTGATTTCCATACTAATAGAACAAAACGCAACCAATAAATGCACCCTTTAG
- the tap gene encoding RepA leader peptide Tap: MRKKRQDFLCLLLLCNISAGISE, from the coding sequence GTGCGCAAAAAAAGACAAGACTTTCTGTGCCTACTCCTTCTGTGCAACATAAGTGCTGGGATTAGTGAGTAG
- the pilP gene encoding type IV pilus biogenesis protein PilP — translation MLQLNNCRPTTACLLLLILFYSVQTQASESTSPVSPPSLTQGELEQLHTRNILLQAQVQGAQLQRQLEENRAGTGPSVVPPAPNAVGYTSLPGSVTRSITSSSRPVVLEISGRDKKLHATLQLASGQTLVVSPGSQLPGIDQTVKSITLAGVTLSDGTLLIFGG, via the coding sequence ATGCTTCAACTAAATAATTGTCGGCCAACAACCGCGTGTCTTCTCTTGCTAATCCTGTTTTATTCCGTTCAGACACAGGCTTCGGAATCAACCAGCCCAGTATCCCCACCCTCCTTAACGCAGGGAGAATTAGAGCAGCTCCATACCCGCAACATCCTTCTGCAAGCTCAGGTTCAGGGCGCTCAACTCCAACGGCAATTGGAAGAAAACCGCGCAGGAACCGGTCCATCAGTCGTACCGCCTGCCCCCAATGCAGTGGGATATACCTCGCTTCCAGGTTCTGTTACCCGCTCCATAACCAGTAGTTCTCGGCCTGTAGTCCTTGAAATCAGCGGACGCGATAAAAAGCTACACGCCACACTGCAATTGGCGTCAGGACAAACGTTGGTCGTCTCACCGGGCAGTCAGTTGCCAGGGATAGATCAAACAGTCAAGAGCATCACGCTTGCCGGTGTCACGCTCAGCGATGGTACTTTACTGATATTCGGAGGCTAG
- a CDS encoding pilus assembly protein PilO has protein sequence MKFDSYLVTAREGKSRYWLAGLNWVPHEKRSFQVPVLVQKTTRSHQEPGMGVNVVIGKVRASGNNVAVEGRGRLQSHHRHHQLYSLALAFCQQTQNGYGIYQLNSTDYVFLASINGLPAVTADKTGNLNRMQELLTLFLSMNEEPSAGWKVLANIDEPADVLTLPATLTARDRRMCRVEFDGLRGKRWLPLTALLLTAASAIGWWQYNQPAPEPELTAEEIRARAKVMFAKPAPPPLLPHPWATRITVPAMLTHCQLIQSPAPSVIEGWKLTSGTCSSEGVTLSYRILPGGTAEGFLKRSREIFGVTPNFNLKEGAREVFVPIPLPETPARDEVLPDASSQLMRVLSWFQRRQVMLNFSETPPALILPGKEGEPLPIQDWKEYAFNFSGPVPPALLFHGIDDTGLRLTRVKFELSGSTYSYTTEGKIYASTK, from the coding sequence ATGAAGTTCGATAGCTATCTTGTCACCGCCCGGGAAGGAAAATCCCGCTACTGGCTGGCTGGCTTGAACTGGGTCCCGCACGAAAAACGTTCATTCCAAGTCCCTGTTTTAGTACAGAAGACGACTCGCTCCCATCAGGAGCCCGGAATGGGCGTAAACGTTGTCATCGGTAAGGTAAGAGCAAGCGGAAATAACGTTGCTGTGGAAGGTAGAGGCCGCCTGCAATCACATCACCGCCATCATCAGTTGTATTCGCTGGCACTTGCTTTCTGCCAACAGACTCAGAACGGATACGGCATTTATCAGCTGAATAGTACAGATTATGTGTTCCTGGCCAGTATCAATGGGTTGCCTGCTGTCACTGCGGATAAAACGGGCAACTTGAACCGGATGCAGGAGCTATTAACGCTCTTTCTATCAATGAACGAGGAACCGTCCGCTGGATGGAAAGTTCTCGCGAACATTGATGAGCCCGCCGATGTACTCACGCTACCGGCGACGCTCACCGCCCGAGACAGGCGGATGTGCAGAGTAGAGTTTGATGGTCTGCGTGGAAAACGATGGTTACCGTTAACAGCCCTGCTGCTTACAGCCGCCAGTGCCATCGGATGGTGGCAATATAATCAGCCGGCACCAGAGCCGGAGTTAACTGCTGAAGAAATAAGGGCAAGAGCTAAGGTTATGTTTGCCAAACCTGCGCCTCCGCCGCTGCTACCACATCCGTGGGCAACACGCATCACAGTACCTGCAATGCTGACTCACTGTCAGCTAATCCAATCCCCGGCACCAAGCGTGATTGAGGGATGGAAACTGACATCAGGAACCTGTAGTTCCGAGGGAGTGACACTATCCTATCGAATTTTACCCGGAGGCACCGCCGAAGGCTTCCTGAAGCGAAGTAGAGAAATTTTCGGCGTCACCCCAAATTTCAACCTAAAAGAAGGTGCCAGAGAAGTCTTCGTTCCCATCCCTTTGCCAGAGACTCCAGCCAGGGATGAAGTGCTTCCTGATGCCTCATCACAACTGATGCGCGTGCTCTCGTGGTTTCAACGTCGGCAAGTCATGCTGAATTTCAGCGAAACGCCTCCGGCACTCATTCTCCCAGGTAAAGAAGGGGAACCATTACCCATTCAGGACTGGAAGGAATACGCCTTCAACTTCTCGGGTCCAGTGCCCCCGGCGCTTCTTTTTCATGGGATAGATGATACGGGCCTTCGCCTTACAAGAGTCAAATTTGAGCTGAGCGGCAGTACGTACAGCTACACCACAGAAGGTAAAATTTATGCTTCAACTAAATAA
- a CDS encoding Tn3 family transposase encodes MARRQILSLSERESLLALPDDELTLTRMAYFSEHDLALISAHRKPASRFGFAVLLCYLKNVGFAPDKKIPPSDALLKHIASRLKLTGNLWPAYLSGRDTTRREHLTELYRYLGVKAFTGKIQQDCITHLLSMATRTDKGILLAEELLVYLRQNNVIIPAIDVVERTCAEAMAGGDKIVFQTLNAPLIPAHRDALDRLLESSDNQPSRLTWLLQPPGKINGKNVLQHLDRLSSIESLALPEGIDRAIHQNRLLKLAREGRKMSSRDLTRFSAARRHAILVCVLEEARATLTDEVIELHERMLNSLFSKAKRTQAERLQQTGKLIQSKLRQYIDVGQALSVARDSGGDPWLAIENILPWPEFVASLEETRHLARKNNFDPLHIITEKYSTLRKYAPRMLSALQLVATPAAQPLADALVVIKDMYRKQSRKVPAAAPLEFVPESWRKVVITPAGIDRQYYEFCALSELKGALRSGDIWVKGSRRYKNFDDYLIPEKDFDKLTPVLPLPVSADYHEYITSRMTLLQSRLEEVNAMAALGELPDVEISDRGVKVSPLDNCVPAQVSPLAELVYSMLPRPKITEILDEVNSWTTFTQHFSHIKNDITRPDTRLLLTTILADGINLGLTKMAEACPGSTKSSLEDIQAWYIRDETYSAALAELVNAQGKRPLAAFWGDGTTSSSDGQNFRTGSSGRYAGQVNPKYGQEPGRQFYTHISDQYSPFYTCIISRVRDSTHVLDGLLYHESDLEIREHYTDTAGFTDHVFALMHLLGFAFCPRIRDLHDKKLFIKGKADQYPALQSLISTTSLNLKEIEIHWREVLRLATSIKQGTVTASLMLKKLASYPKQNGLAKALREIGRIERTLFMLDWFRDPALRRRVQAGLNKGEARNALARAVFLHRLGEIRDRKPENQSYRASGLTLLTAAISLWNTVYMERAVDALKRKGVKINEQLLSHLSPLGWEHINLTGDYIWKSNRIPAFGKFRRLRPAKVERSKNSLNVQ; translated from the coding sequence ATGGCAAGGAGGCAGATTCTTTCTCTGTCGGAAAGAGAATCATTACTGGCATTACCGGACGATGAGTTAACGCTGACCCGAATGGCCTATTTCAGTGAGCATGATCTGGCGCTTATCAGTGCTCACCGTAAACCCGCCAGCCGTTTTGGTTTTGCCGTCCTTCTTTGCTATCTGAAAAATGTTGGCTTTGCCCCGGATAAAAAAATCCCACCCTCTGATGCGTTGCTGAAGCATATCGCCAGCAGGCTAAAGCTTACCGGGAATCTCTGGCCTGCTTACCTTTCCGGCCGGGATACGACCCGGCGTGAGCATTTAACCGAACTGTACCGCTATCTTGGCGTAAAGGCGTTCACCGGCAAAATACAGCAGGACTGTATTACACACCTGTTGTCGATGGCGACGCGCACCGATAAAGGTATTCTCCTGGCCGAAGAGTTACTGGTCTATCTCCGGCAGAACAACGTGATAATCCCCGCGATTGATGTCGTGGAGCGTACCTGTGCTGAGGCCATGGCAGGCGGCGATAAAATCGTATTTCAGACCCTGAATGCCCCGTTAATTCCGGCTCACAGGGATGCCCTGGATCGTTTACTTGAGTCATCAGATAATCAGCCTTCCAGGCTGACATGGCTTCTGCAACCGCCGGGTAAAATCAATGGTAAGAATGTGCTGCAACATCTTGATCGGCTCAGCAGCATTGAATCGCTGGCATTACCTGAAGGTATAGATCGTGCTATTCACCAGAATCGGTTGCTGAAACTGGCGCGGGAAGGCCGAAAGATGAGTAGCCGGGATTTGACCCGATTTTCAGCAGCCCGCCGTCATGCGATCCTGGTCTGCGTACTGGAAGAAGCCAGAGCCACACTGACAGACGAAGTGATTGAACTGCATGAGCGAATGCTGAACAGCCTTTTCAGCAAAGCCAAAAGAACACAGGCTGAGCGCCTTCAGCAGACTGGAAAGCTGATCCAGTCAAAACTGAGGCAGTACATCGATGTCGGTCAGGCGCTGTCTGTTGCCCGTGATTCCGGTGGCGATCCATGGCTCGCAATAGAAAACATACTCCCATGGCCTGAATTTGTGGCCAGTCTGGAGGAAACACGCCATCTCGCCAGAAAAAATAATTTTGACCCGCTGCATATTATTACCGAGAAATACAGCACATTACGGAAATATGCCCCACGCATGTTGTCCGCTTTACAGTTAGTCGCCACCCCGGCAGCGCAACCTCTGGCTGATGCACTGGTTGTGATCAAGGATATGTACCGGAAGCAGTCACGTAAAGTTCCGGCGGCAGCGCCGCTTGAGTTTGTTCCTGAAAGCTGGCGCAAGGTGGTAATTACGCCTGCGGGTATTGACCGGCAGTATTATGAATTTTGTGCGCTCAGCGAGCTTAAGGGAGCGTTGCGCTCCGGGGACATCTGGGTTAAAGGCTCGCGCCGCTACAAAAATTTTGATGATTACCTCATACCTGAAAAGGACTTTGACAAACTCACACCGGTGCTGCCACTGCCCGTATCTGCTGATTATCATGAGTACATTACCAGCCGTATGACCCTGCTTCAGTCCAGACTTGAAGAGGTCAATGCCATGGCTGCTCTTGGGGAGCTGCCCGATGTGGAAATATCCGACAGGGGCGTAAAAGTCTCTCCGCTGGATAACTGCGTTCCGGCGCAGGTTTCACCGCTGGCAGAGCTGGTTTACAGCATGCTACCGCGACCTAAAATCACGGAAATTCTCGATGAGGTAAACAGCTGGACGACGTTTACCCAACATTTTTCGCATATAAAAAATGACATTACCCGTCCCGATACCCGACTGCTCCTCACCACCATTCTTGCGGATGGCATCAACCTTGGCCTGACCAAAATGGCAGAAGCCTGCCCCGGGAGCACCAAATCATCACTCGAAGATATTCAGGCATGGTACATCCGTGATGAAACTTATTCAGCCGCTCTTGCAGAGCTGGTAAATGCGCAGGGAAAAAGGCCTCTGGCGGCATTCTGGGGAGACGGGACAACGTCATCATCAGACGGACAAAATTTCAGAACAGGCAGCTCAGGCCGCTACGCAGGGCAGGTTAACCCGAAATATGGGCAGGAGCCTGGACGTCAGTTTTATACCCATATATCGGATCAATACAGCCCGTTTTACACCTGCATAATCAGTCGGGTCAGGGATTCAACCCATGTTCTCGATGGCTTGCTGTACCACGAAAGCGACCTGGAAATCAGGGAGCATTACACCGATACCGCGGGTTTCACCGATCATGTCTTTGCCCTGATGCATCTGCTGGGATTTGCGTTCTGTCCACGAATCAGGGATCTCCACGACAAGAAACTGTTTATCAAAGGGAAAGCAGACCAATACCCGGCGCTTCAGTCACTGATATCAACGACCAGCCTGAATCTGAAAGAGATCGAAATTCACTGGCGTGAAGTGCTGCGTCTGGCAACCTCGATAAAGCAGGGAACCGTGACGGCATCCCTGATGCTGAAAAAGCTTGCCAGCTACCCCAAGCAAAACGGACTTGCCAAAGCATTGAGAGAAATTGGCCGTATTGAACGAACTCTGTTTATGCTCGACTGGTTCCGCGATCCGGCACTGCGTCGGCGTGTACAGGCGGGACTGAATAAAGGAGAAGCCCGTAACGCGCTGGCGCGTGCGGTATTCCTGCACCGGCTGGGTGAAATCAGGGACCGAAAACCGGAAAATCAGAGCTATCGCGCCAGTGGACTGACGCTGCTGACGGCGGCTATCTCGCTGTGGAATACCGTCTATATGGAAAGAGCGGTCGATGCCCTGAAGCGTAAAGGGGTGAAGATCAACGAGCAACTGCTGTCGCATTTGTCGCCGCTAGGCTGGGAACACATCAATCTGACAGGCGATTATATCTGGAAGAGTAACCGGATACCGGCTTTCGGTAAGTTTCGTCGGCTGAGGCCCGCTAAAGTAGAAAGGTCAAAAAATAGCCTTAACGTACAATAA
- a CDS encoding pilus assembly protein PilP: MGWVILAISLIFFIISGDIDLQERHSVETSAQNQVGQVYASQVLMIANQVNDYRYHTELRDGTVSYHLLSLPFEPDARIQHQLQQGRLWVWMPEQPGLIEALRHRSRGSAMIGILQGGQLTWVSGMTTGLTAPQGIPDGAVVYLN, translated from the coding sequence ATGGGCTGGGTCATCCTGGCTATAAGCCTGATATTTTTCATTATCTCCGGCGATATCGATCTGCAGGAACGGCATTCTGTCGAGACATCGGCCCAGAACCAGGTGGGTCAGGTGTATGCATCCCAGGTACTGATGATTGCAAACCAAGTCAATGACTACCGATACCATACCGAGCTGCGGGATGGCACGGTCTCATACCACCTGCTCAGCCTGCCGTTCGAGCCAGATGCCAGGATACAGCATCAACTCCAGCAGGGGCGGCTGTGGGTCTGGATGCCAGAACAACCCGGCCTTATTGAAGCCCTACGCCACCGAAGCCGTGGCTCTGCCATGATCGGCATACTTCAGGGAGGGCAACTGACGTGGGTTTCCGGTATGACCACCGGACTTACCGCACCACAAGGCATACCTGACGGCGCAGTCGTTTACCTCAACTAA
- a CDS encoding transcription termination factor NusG: MNIEDIHNRQWYLAQYATGGKKREHLFDWLSDQHIAPWTPLVITKVKRSDKPNVFRKRVSAVFPGYFFLKANFEYQKIETIKKHSSFCDFVKFGSKISPIKGTVVKGLMKKYPDPTLHPAAQGELEAASEIWLTKNQYRFLTQLDKTEQPISRTAMLFDLIMHSDSYGF; this comes from the coding sequence ATGAACATTGAAGACATACACAACCGACAGTGGTATCTAGCACAGTATGCTACTGGAGGTAAAAAACGAGAGCATTTATTCGACTGGTTGAGTGATCAACATATTGCCCCCTGGACTCCGTTAGTGATAACAAAAGTTAAACGGAGTGATAAACCAAATGTTTTCAGGAAACGTGTATCTGCAGTATTTCCTGGATATTTTTTCCTTAAGGCAAATTTTGAATATCAAAAAATTGAAACAATTAAAAAACATTCGTCATTTTGTGATTTTGTTAAATTTGGTAGCAAAATTTCGCCGATAAAAGGGACAGTAGTTAAAGGCTTAATGAAGAAATATCCGGATCCTACACTTCACCCTGCCGCACAGGGTGAATTAGAGGCTGCATCGGAAATTTGGCTGACTAAAAATCAGTACCGTTTTTTAACTCAACTGGATAAAACGGAACAACCCATTTCACGTACAGCAATGCTGTTCGATCTCATTATGCATTCCGACAGTTACGGTTTTTGA
- a CDS encoding PilN family type IVB pilus formation outer membrane protein codes for MKKPFSRRLLMASCLAILPGLLLSGCTFTEINKMQAKAQSDGVVARAQAQLPRAQHPQPLTWVERQWINPQPIPIAVREKSRQAPSCNITQAKNAITLQELAQRITALCGTPVIFTQDALSLSQSSVSAGVTRQISGTLPVPDESGRPPLTSLGTSTTNPVMSSGLPLSLTGVMWQGDLSGLLDLMASRSGLYWRMDGNTIVFYLMETRSYSLAMLNTKTSSTSSVSSGTTSTMGTTGGQNNSASGEATSSQSTTTGQEYDLYADLRKAVEAMLTPEKGRYWLSSSSSSLIVTDTPSVQDAVARYVDEQNHVMNRQVALNVEVLSVGNTHNEDFRVDWSLVYKSLHTAGVSLSNATGELTGATSANISILDTATGNAAKFSGSNLLMKALSEQGDVSVVTSQSSTVTNLTAVPIQMADQTVYVAQSATTTTTDVGATTTLTPGMITTGFNMTLLPLIQESGNVQLQVNFNLSDPPTIRNFTSKDGNSYIEMPYTKLRSLSQKANLRAGQSLVLTGFGQNNTSVNKSGTFTPGNPLFGGNQSGKHERSTLVIVITPTFPQSTGG; via the coding sequence ATGAAGAAACCTTTTTCCCGGCGCCTGCTGATGGCGTCTTGTTTAGCCATACTCCCAGGGCTATTACTCTCAGGTTGCACTTTCACTGAAATCAACAAGATGCAGGCCAAGGCGCAATCTGATGGGGTTGTTGCCAGAGCACAGGCGCAGCTGCCGCGTGCACAACATCCCCAACCGCTAACCTGGGTCGAACGTCAGTGGATCAACCCGCAACCTATTCCTATCGCTGTACGAGAAAAATCTCGTCAGGCTCCATCCTGCAATATTACTCAAGCCAAAAACGCCATCACCCTCCAGGAGTTGGCACAAAGGATTACTGCGCTCTGCGGTACCCCAGTAATTTTTACTCAGGATGCACTCAGCCTCAGCCAAAGTAGCGTCAGTGCTGGCGTCACCCGCCAGATCAGCGGCACATTGCCTGTACCAGATGAAAGTGGCCGCCCACCATTAACCAGTCTGGGCACATCTACGACCAATCCGGTTATGTCCAGTGGACTACCACTAAGTCTAACGGGTGTGATGTGGCAGGGGGATTTGTCTGGTCTGCTGGATCTGATGGCCAGCCGTAGTGGCCTTTACTGGCGTATGGACGGCAACACCATTGTGTTTTATCTGATGGAAACGCGTTCCTATTCTCTGGCCATGCTGAATACCAAAACGTCCAGCACATCCAGCGTCAGTTCTGGCACAACAAGTACCATGGGTACGACCGGTGGCCAGAATAACTCAGCATCGGGTGAAGCGACTTCATCTCAGAGCACAACGACTGGCCAGGAATATGATTTGTACGCCGATCTGCGCAAAGCAGTAGAAGCGATGCTGACACCAGAGAAAGGACGTTACTGGCTATCATCTTCGAGCTCCTCCTTGATAGTGACAGATACACCATCGGTCCAGGACGCAGTAGCTCGCTATGTAGACGAACAGAACCACGTCATGAACCGACAGGTAGCGCTCAATGTAGAGGTCCTCAGTGTTGGGAACACGCATAATGAGGATTTTCGAGTTGACTGGAGCCTGGTCTATAAATCTCTGCACACAGCTGGTGTGTCACTGAGTAATGCTACAGGCGAACTCACTGGAGCCACTTCAGCCAATATATCAATTCTCGATACCGCCACCGGTAATGCTGCGAAATTTTCAGGTTCAAATCTGCTGATGAAAGCTCTATCGGAGCAGGGAGATGTCAGTGTTGTTACGTCGCAGTCCAGCACTGTAACCAACCTAACAGCAGTCCCTATCCAGATGGCAGATCAAACTGTGTATGTCGCGCAGTCGGCGACAACCACTACCACGGATGTCGGAGCTACCACAACACTGACTCCTGGGATGATCACAACAGGTTTCAATATGACCCTGCTACCGCTCATTCAGGAAAGTGGCAACGTTCAGTTACAGGTGAACTTTAATCTTTCTGATCCGCCGACGATCCGCAATTTCACGTCGAAAGACGGCAACTCCTACATAGAGATGCCATACACCAAACTAAGGTCACTGAGTCAGAAAGCTAACCTGCGTGCAGGCCAGTCTCTGGTTCTGACCGGATTCGGGCAGAACAACACCTCAGTGAATAAGTCCGGTACGTTCACACCTGGGAATCCTTTGTTCGGTGGTAACCAGTCGGGAAAACATGAGCGCAGCACTCTGGTGATCGTCATTACTCCAACGTTCCCCCAAAGCACCGGAGGCTAA
- a CDS encoding type II toxin-antitoxin system prevent-host-death family antitoxin, with translation MAAPIYCKKVAGMTEFKRDPLGTVESAGGDAVAILSRNEPAFYLVPIELFERMMQDAEQRQAVLATK, from the coding sequence ATGGCGGCGCCGATATACTGCAAAAAAGTCGCTGGTATGACGGAGTTCAAACGTGATCCGTTGGGAACTGTCGAATCGGCAGGGGGTGACGCAGTGGCTATTTTGAGCCGTAATGAACCGGCATTCTATCTCGTACCCATAGAGCTTTTTGAGCGTATGATGCAAGATGCCGAACAGCGTCAGGCAGTACTGGCTACTAAGTAA
- a CDS encoding Replication protein — MASRVVARMGSHDWRRNPDLVELRRQGYTPYTKRNDPSFLPKPMRIHARSESREALTALSLALAANCDYNPDSDYPFEIMAPFEHIAQAMGMLHVYENGRKAYDPPRHGLSVMEQMEYTIVLHGKDSESGQNKPLRIWLTEKFFTSRGITVDEIRKWLGEFKRWAVEKGLTETLRRKYERHLLRVERIGIDLTDRHSLRNRLRQIKRWVVSPDLAKRKQAKVSEIEQALDNAGAQERGQSDEQRLDLFLDESLKNVSGFGKRQQPRRDGYYRAFVRWSTSGKVTTHEVKTLEMEIKQQHPALLNTDPEAYYKLLLARAGVLDV, encoded by the coding sequence ATGGCAAGTCGTGTCGTGGCGCGAATGGGCAGTCATGACTGGCGTCGCAATCCCGATCTCGTTGAACTGCGCCGCCAGGGTTACACACCTTATACAAAGCGCAATGATCCATCATTTCTTCCTAAACCGATGCGTATTCATGCGCGATCCGAGTCTCGGGAAGCTCTCACTGCCTTGTCACTGGCGCTGGCCGCCAATTGTGACTATAACCCGGACAGTGACTATCCATTCGAAATCATGGCTCCCTTCGAGCATATCGCGCAGGCGATGGGGATGCTGCACGTCTATGAGAATGGCCGTAAAGCCTACGATCCGCCACGGCATGGATTGTCCGTGATGGAGCAGATGGAGTACACCATTGTGCTGCATGGCAAGGACAGTGAGTCCGGGCAAAACAAGCCACTGCGCATATGGCTGACTGAAAAGTTCTTTACGTCACGTGGTATTACCGTAGACGAGATCCGGAAATGGCTGGGAGAGTTCAAACGCTGGGCCGTGGAAAAAGGACTGACGGAAACCCTGCGTCGCAAATACGAACGCCATCTGTTGCGTGTCGAACGGATCGGGATCGACCTGACCGATCGACACTCACTCCGTAATCGACTGCGGCAGATCAAACGCTGGGTGGTCAGTCCCGACTTGGCGAAACGCAAACAGGCGAAGGTGTCGGAAATTGAACAGGCGCTTGATAACGCGGGAGCTCAGGAGCGTGGTCAGAGCGATGAGCAGCGTCTTGATTTATTCCTCGATGAATCTTTGAAGAATGTTAGTGGTTTTGGTAAGCGCCAGCAGCCACGACGGGATGGGTATTATCGGGCATTCGTCAGATGGTCAACCAGCGGCAAAGTTACGACACATGAAGTCAAAACGCTGGAAATGGAGATTAAGCAGCAACATCCGGCCCTGTTAAATACCGATCCTGAAGCCTACTACAAGTTGCTCCTGGCGCGTGCCGGCGTTCTCGACGTATAG